One window of Camelina sativa cultivar DH55 chromosome 4, Cs, whole genome shotgun sequence genomic DNA carries:
- the LOC104782934 gene encoding uncharacterized protein LOC104782934 produces the protein MSSCIPLRLLLPLTTPPPPSDSSHAPSPLRSQNPYFNRRSSCSSQSQLFPPRIRRFRSSVPMCLPEHTRAQDNTDIRSNEDDHIKCVLESDEESGLRIPTQAQAIVEGSGSVAVSELKPTADVDYIQELLAIQQQGPRSIGFFGTRNMGFMHQELIEILSYAMVITKNHIYTSGASGTNAAVIRGALRAERPELLTVILPQSLKKQPPESQELLSKVQNVVEKPHNDHLPLLEASRLCNMDIISQVQQVICFAFHDSKLLMETCQEAKNLRKIVTLFYLD, from the exons atgagttcGTGTATACCTCTGAGGCTACTTCTGCCTCTTacaactcctcctcctccttcagaTTCTTCTCATGCTCCTTCGCCGCTCAGATCGCAAAATCCTTACTTCAATCGCCGATCCTCTTGTTCTTCCCAGTCGCAGCTTTTCCCTCCGCGGATACGCAGATTCAGATCCTCTGTTCCCATG TGCTTACCTGAACACACGAGAGCTCAAGACAACACAGATATTAGGAGTAATGAAGATGACCACATCAAATGTGTGCTTGAATCGGATGAAGAGTCCGGGCTGAGGATTCCAACTCAGGCGCAGGCTATCGTTGAAGGATCTGGTTCAGTTGCAGTTTCAGAGCTAAAACCCACCGCTGATGTTGATTACATTCAA GAGCTATTGGCGATACAGCAGCAAGGGCCTAGATCAATTGGCTTCTTTGGGACAAGAAATATGGGTTTCATGCATCAAGAACTGATTGAGATTCTTAGCTACGCCATGGTTATAACG aaaaatcatatatatacttcaggtGCATCTGGAACTAACGCTGCAGTTATCAGAGGTGCACTGAGAGCAGAGAGACCAGAGCTTCTTACAGTAATCTTACCCCAAAGTTTGAAGAAACAACCTCCTGAGAGCCAGGAACTGTTGTCTAAA GTACAAAACGTGGTGGAAAAGCCACACAATGACCATTTGCCATTGTTAGAAGCCAGCAG GCTGTGTAATATGGATATCATATCACAAGTACAACAAGTAATCTGCTTTGCGTTTCATGACAGTAAGCTTCTTATGGAAACATGTCAAGAAGCTAAAAACCTACGCAAGATCGTCACTCTCTTCTACCTCGATTGA
- the LOC104782932 gene encoding thiocyanate methyltransferase 1-like isoform X1 yields the protein MAEERQGQSIGGNVIPTPEEVATFLPKTVEEGGWEKCWEEEITPWDQGRATPLVVHLVDTSSLPLGRALVPGCGGGHDVVAMASPERFVVGLDISESALTKANETYSSSPKAKYVSFVKEDVFTWRPNELFDLIFDYVFFCAIEPEMRPAWAKSMHELLKPDGELITLMYPITDHVGGPPYKVDVSTYEDVLVPVGFKSVSIEENPHAIPTRKGKEKLGRWKKNN from the exons ATGGCTGAAGAACGTCAAGGTCAGAGCATTGGTGGAAACGTTATTCCTACTCCTGAGGAAGTTGCTACGTTCCTGCCTAAAACTGTTGAAGAAG gtggATGGGAGAAATGCTGGGAAGAAGAGATAACACCATGGGACCAAGGAAGAGCCACACCTCTCGTTGTACATCTCGTCGACACTTCCTCACTCCCTCTTGGCCGTGCTCTTGTCCCCGGCTGTGGTGGA GGACACGACGTCGTTGCGATGGCAAGCCCTGAACGTTTTGTTGTTGGATTGGATATATCTGAAAGCGCCCTCACGAAAGCTAATGAG ACATACAGCTCCTCACCAAAGGCAAAGTACGTTTCGTTCGTGAAGGAAGATGTTTTCACTTGGCGTCCTAACGAATTATTCGACCTCATCTTCGATTATGT GTTCTTCTGTGCCATTGAACCGGAGATGAGACCTGCATGGGCTAAATCTATGCATGAACTATTAAAACCTGACGGCGAACTCATAACCCTCATGTATCCG ATTACCGACCACGTTGGTGGACCTCCCTACAAAGTTGATGTCTCTAC CTACGAAGATGTGTTGGTTCCCGTAGGATTTAAATCAGTGTCTATCGAGGAGAATCCACACGCCATTCCTACTCGTAAG GGCAAAGAGAAGCTTGGGAGGTGGAAGAAGAACAATTGA
- the LOC104782936 gene encoding outer envelope pore protein 37, chloroplastic, protein MADPSSQNPTLTTPPQPSSLSPTPQSGTSELSPPSPPPCSALSFLKTANRPKLRVTSEFDSDSLLFLNKVSCKLFDNLAKLKLSFQNNSQREISQPQVSFTSKHVSVLYDIEEKNTFIKSNLDVHPRLQLRALHNVKAQQGEVAMEANLTEPGYSLELSSPVPIGYPRATLKFPLGEISLQEKEDEEEEKQKRVLSVNGILKRQAMNGICTALYTDEELRLRYAYKDDALSFIPSISLPSNAASFAFKRRFTPSDKLSYWYNFDSNMWSAVYKRTYGKDYKFKAGYDSDVRLGWASLWVGDEAGKVKTTPMKMKVQFMLQVPQDDIKSSVLMFRVKKRWDI, encoded by the exons ATGGCGGATCCATCTTCTCAAAACCCTACCCTCACCACTCCTCCTCAGCCCTCTTCTCTTTCACCAACCCCTCAATCAGGAACCTCGGAATTATCGCCACCGTCTCCACCGCCTTGCTCTGCCTTGTCCTTTCTCAAGACTGCCAACAGACCAAAGCTCCGTGTTACATCTGAATTCGACAGCGATAGTCTCCTTTTCTTAAACAAAGTCTCTTGTAAGCTCTTCGACAACCTCGCCAAGCTCAAACTCTCGTTTCAGAACAATTCCCAGCGCGAGATTTCACAGCCTCAGGTCTCCTTTACTTCCAAACATGTCTCTGTTCTCTATGATATCGAGGAGAAGAACACCTTCATCAAGAGTAATCTCGATGTTCACCCTCGCCTTCAGCTCCGAGCTCTTCATAATGTCAAg GCACAACAAGGAGAGGTTGCTATGGAAGCAAATCTGACAGAACCAGGCTATTCTCTGGAGCTTTCATCGCCTGTTCCTATTGGTTAT CCAAGAGCGACTCTTAAATTCCCCCTTGGAGAAATTTcgttacaagaaaaagaagatgaggaggaagagaagcaGAAAAGAGTTTTATCTGTTAACGGTATTCTCAAACGTCAAGCCATGAATGGTATTTGTACCGCTCTATACACAGATGAAGAGTTGAGGCTGAGATATGCTTATAAG gATGATGCATTGTCCTTCATTCCGAGCATTTCTCTTCCTTCCAACGCTGCATCGTTTGCATTTAAACGTCGGTTTACCCCTTCAGATAAGTTGAG CTATTGGTACAACTTTGATTCAAACATGTGGAGTGCGGTGTACAAACGCACATATGGTAAAGACTACAAATTCAAAGCGGGATATGATTCTGATGTACGCCTTGGCTGGGCATCTCTCTGG GTGGGGGATGAAGCTGGAAAGGTGAAAACAACACCAATGAAGATGAAAGTGCAGTTCATGCTTCAAGTACCACAAGATGACATCAAATCGTCAGTGTTGATGTTCCGAGTCAAGAAAAGATGGGACATCTGA
- the LOC104782933 gene encoding probable thiol methyltransferase 2, producing the protein MEKAAGKAMAVQGSFEIFQRLMSEDSSGGWEKSWEAGATPWDLGKPTPVIANLVQTGSLPNGRALVPGCGTGYDVVAMASPDRYVVGLDISKTAVERSLKMFSSLPNAKYFSFLSEDFFTWEPAEKFDLIFDYTFFCAFEPGMRPLWAQRMEKLLKPGGELITLMFPIDECPGGPPYSVSVSEYEKVLIPLGFEAVSIVDNELAIRPRKGMEKLGRWKKSSTFHSTL; encoded by the exons ATGGAAAAAGCCGCTGGTAAAGCTATGGCAGTCCAAGGGTCCTTTGAAATATTCCAACGGCTTATGAGCGAGGATTCTTCTG GTGGGTGGGAGAAGAGTTGGGAAGCAGGAGCGACTCCATGGGACTTGGGGAAACCAACTCCGGTTATTGCGAATCTCGTCCAGACTGGTTCATTGCCTAATGGCAGAGCTCTAGTTCCTGGTTGTGGAACC GGTTATGATGTTGTGGCAATGGCCTCCCCTGATCGTTATGTTGTTGGACTGGATATATCTAAAACTGCGGTTGAGCGATCATTAAAG ATGTTCTCCTCACTGCCTAATGCGAAATACTTCTCCTTCTTGAGTGAAGACTTCTTCACTTGGGAGCCAGCTGAAAAATTCGATCTCATTTTCGATTATAC CTTCTTTTGTGCCTTTGAACCTGGCATGAGACCTCTATGGGCACAGAGAATGGAGAAACTTCTGAAACCTGGTGGAGAGCTTATAACATTGATGTTTCCT ATCGATGAATGTCCTGGAGGTCCTCCTTACAGTGTATCTGTGTCTGA ATACGAGAAGGTTCTAATTCCGTTGGGGTTTGAGGCAGTCTCCATTGTGGATAACGAACTTGCTATAAGACCACGCAAG GGAATGGAGAAGCTTGGAAGATGGAAGAAATCTTCCACATTTCACTCAACTTTGTAA
- the LOC104782932 gene encoding thiocyanate methyltransferase 1-like isoform X2, translating to MASPERFVVGLDISESALTKANETYSSSPKAKYVSFVKEDVFTWRPNELFDLIFDYVFFCAIEPEMRPAWAKSMHELLKPDGELITLMYPITDHVGGPPYKVDVSTYEDVLVPVGFKSVSIEENPHAIPTRKGKEKLGRWKKNN from the exons ATGGCAAGCCCTGAACGTTTTGTTGTTGGATTGGATATATCTGAAAGCGCCCTCACGAAAGCTAATGAG ACATACAGCTCCTCACCAAAGGCAAAGTACGTTTCGTTCGTGAAGGAAGATGTTTTCACTTGGCGTCCTAACGAATTATTCGACCTCATCTTCGATTATGT GTTCTTCTGTGCCATTGAACCGGAGATGAGACCTGCATGGGCTAAATCTATGCATGAACTATTAAAACCTGACGGCGAACTCATAACCCTCATGTATCCG ATTACCGACCACGTTGGTGGACCTCCCTACAAAGTTGATGTCTCTAC CTACGAAGATGTGTTGGTTCCCGTAGGATTTAAATCAGTGTCTATCGAGGAGAATCCACACGCCATTCCTACTCGTAAG GGCAAAGAGAAGCTTGGGAGGTGGAAGAAGAACAATTGA
- the LOC104784397 gene encoding probable thiol methyltransferase 1 → MAEKQQSSDYSSGGNIIPTPEEAASFQPQVVAEGGWDKCWEDKVTPWDQGRATPLIVHLLDTSSLPLGRTLVPGCGGGHDVVAMACPGRFVVGLDISEKALKKANETYGSSPKAKYFSFVKEDVFTWRPEEKFDLIFDYVFFCAIEPELRPAWGKSMHELLKPDGELITLMYPMTDHDGGAPYKVALSSYEDVLVPVGFKAVSVEENPDSIPTRKGKEKLARWKKINW, encoded by the exons ATGGCTGAAAAACAACAGAGTTCAGATTACAGCAGTGGTGGAAACATCATCCCTACTCCTGAAGAAGCTGCTTCCTTCCAGCCCCAAGTTGTTGCTGAAG gTGGATGGGATAAATGTTGGGAAGACAAGGTAACACCATGGGATCAAGGAAGAGCCACACCTCTCATTGTTCATCTTCTCGACACTTCATCTCTCCCTCTTGGCCGTACTCTTGTCCCCGGCTGTGGCGGA GGACACGATGTAGTTGCGATGGCATGCCCTGGACGCTTCGTCGTTGGATTGGACATTTCTGAAAAGGCTCTCAAGAAAGCTAATGAG acttACGGCTCCTCACCGAAGGCAAAGTACTTTTCGTTCGTGAAGGAAGATGTTTTCACTTGGCGTCCTGAAGAAAAGTTCGACCTCATCTTTGATTATGT GTTTTTCTGCGCAATTGAACCAGAGTTGAGACCTGCATGGGGTAAATCCATGCATGAACTGCTAAAACCTGACGGCGAACTCATAACTCTTATGTATCCG ATGACCGACCACGATGGTGGAGCTCCCTACAAAGTAGCTTTATCTTC ATATGAAGATGTGTTGGTTCCGGTAGGGTTTAAAGCAGTGTCCGTTGAGGAGAACCCGGACTCCATTCCCACTCGCAAG GGCAAAGAGAAGCTTGCGAGGTGGAAGAAGATCAACTGGTGa
- the LOC104782938 gene encoding la-related protein 6B: protein MADQQTLDSSTPQSDDLSRSHSTSSTTSASSSLDPSLLRSLSSSRLNAGAPEFVPGRTTPPLPQPPRMIIPPPPPHGMLHHMYHHQPPFNAPVLGPVPIQPHLVPVQNHHHRFHHHHNRHQKQQYVPVRNHQDYQQQRGGAVGGEQEPDLVPKKNDRRDHSKRESKTDQATETGASVSSIDSKTGLPEDTIQKIVNQVEYYFSDLNLATTDHLMRFICKDPEGYVPIHVVASFKKIKAVINSNSQLAAVLQNSAKLVVSEDGKKVRRINPITESAIEELQSRIIIAENLPEDHCYQNLMKIFSTVGSVKNIRTCQPQNNGSGAPPAARSAKSDGTLFSNKVHAFVEYEMVELAEKAVADLNEAGNWRSGLRVRLMLKHQTKEPKQGQGRGRKGHDAEVEHEEDDATTSEQQPIEKQSEECSGEWDTHVQEQPIIGEDQGNEKAVGQRKGRNRGRGKGRGRGQPHQNQNNNHNGRGGNHHHQHHHHQVGTPPSNNPMNNMEQPGMGKQQPPGPRMPDGTRGFSMGRGKPVMVQAE from the exons ATGGCTGATCAACAAACCCTAGATTCCTCAACTCCTCAATCTGATGATCTATCTCGCTCCCACTCTACTTCTTCTACtacttcagcttcttcttccttagatcCATCGCTCTTGAGGTCTCTATCCTCAAGTCGACTCAACGCCGGAGCTCCTGAGTTCGTACCTGGTCGAACTACTCCTCCGTTGCCACAACCTCCGAGGATGATTATCCCGCCTCCTCCGCCGCACGGTATGCTTCATCATATGTATCACCACCAGCCTCCTTTCAATGCTCCGGTACTTGGTCCTGTTCCAATCCAGCCTCACTTGGTTCCTGTTCAAAACCATCATCATcgctttcatcatcatcacaatcgTCATCAGAAGCAGCAGTATGTTCCGGTGAGGAATCATCAAGATTATCAGCAGCAGCGTGGTGGTGCTGTCGGTGGTGAGCAGGAACCGGATTTGGTTCCGAAGAAGAACGATCGGAGAGATCATAGTAAGAGAGAATCTAAGACCGATCAAGCTACTGAAACTGGAGCTTCTGTTTCTTCTATCGATTCGAAAACTGGTTTGCCTGAAGATACTATCCAGAAGATAGTGAATCAG GTTGAATACTATTTCAGCGACTTGAACTTGGCGACCACAGATCATCTGATGAGATTCATTTGCAAGGATCCTGAAGGATATG TGCCGATTCATGTTGTTGCATCGTTCAAGAAGATTAAAGCTGTCATTAACAGTAATTCTCAGCTTGCCGCAGTGCTACAGAACTCAGCAAAGCTT gttgttagtgaagATGGAAAGAAAGTGAGACGCATAAATCCGATTACTGAGTCTGCTATAGAAGAGCTCCAG TCTCGCATTATTATTGCTGAGAATCTACCTGAGGATCATTGCTACCAAAATCTGATGAAGATTTTTTCAACTGTTGGAAG TGTAAAGAACATCCGTACCTGCCAGCCACAAAACAATGGAAGCGGTGCTCCACCCGCAGCAAGATCAGCCAAAAGCGATGGCACGCTGTTCAGTAACAAG GTCCATGCTTTTGTTGAGTATGAGATGGTTGAGCTAGCCGAGAAAGCA GTTGCTGACTTAAATGAAGCGGGGAATTGGAGAAGTGGTCTTAGAGTCCGTTTGATGCTAAAGCATCAG ACAAAGGAACCAAAACAAGGGCAAGGACGAGGAAGAAAAGGACATGATGCAGAAGTAGAACATGAGGAAGATGATGCTACAACATCGGAGCAGCAGCCGATTGAGAAACAATCTGAAGAGTGTTCTGGGGAATGGGATACACATGTGCAAGAGCAGCCAATAATA GGAGAGGATCAAGGGAATGAGAAAGCGGTTGGGCAAAGAAAAGGGCGTAACAGAGGTAGAGGAAAGGGACGAGGACGAGGTCAACCACACCAGAACCAGAACAACAACCACAATGGGCGAGGAgggaatcatcatcatcagcatcatcatcatcaagtggGAACACCACCTTCAAACAATCCAATGAACAACATGGAACAACCAGGGATGGGGAAGCAGCAACCACCTGGACCACGAATGCCTGATGGGACGAGAGGGTTCTCAATGGGACGGGGAAAGCCGGTCATGGTTCAGGCAGAGTGA